From a region of the Marinomonas mediterranea MMB-1 genome:
- the rarD gene encoding EamA family transporter RarD — protein sequence MLSTSRVGLFYALSAFTLWAIAPMYFKMMAFVPATEILANRIIWSCVLVFILIAGMRKWTELKRVLTSKNLLLALSLSTVLIGLNWGTFIWAVNANQMLSASLGYYINPLISILLGVVFFRDKLDRVKQGACALCFVAVLLEVINFGSLPWVALVLALTFGFYGLVRKKIAVDSFTGMALETALLLPFALLYLMSINTPTSNLLENSFDVNWLLFAAGPVTMVPLMCFAAAANRVSLVTLGFFQYIGPSGMFLLAVFVYDEPLSSEKLMTFALIWGALALLILDTVRKMRKASR from the coding sequence ATGTTGTCGACGTCCAGAGTAGGACTGTTTTATGCGTTGAGTGCGTTCACTCTGTGGGCAATTGCCCCTATGTATTTCAAAATGATGGCTTTTGTACCTGCTACGGAAATCCTCGCAAATCGTATTATTTGGTCCTGTGTTTTGGTTTTTATTCTGATCGCTGGAATGCGGAAATGGACCGAACTTAAACGCGTGCTTACGTCCAAAAATTTGCTTCTCGCGCTGTCTCTTTCAACTGTCTTAATTGGCTTGAACTGGGGAACATTTATTTGGGCCGTTAATGCGAATCAAATGCTCAGTGCGAGTCTAGGTTATTACATCAATCCCCTTATCAGTATTCTTCTGGGTGTTGTATTTTTTCGCGATAAACTTGATCGAGTAAAGCAAGGGGCTTGTGCGCTTTGTTTTGTCGCTGTCTTGTTAGAGGTCATTAACTTTGGCTCGTTACCTTGGGTGGCTTTGGTTCTGGCTTTGACGTTTGGTTTTTATGGTTTAGTCAGAAAGAAAATTGCGGTGGACAGTTTTACGGGGATGGCATTAGAGACCGCTCTGTTGCTGCCGTTTGCTTTACTCTATTTAATGTCGATTAATACGCCAACATCGAATTTATTGGAAAACTCGTTCGACGTGAATTGGTTGCTGTTTGCGGCGGGGCCGGTGACCATGGTGCCGCTTATGTGCTTCGCAGCGGCAGCCAATAGAGTCAGCTTAGTGACACTTGGGTTCTTTCAGTATATTGGCCCAAGTGGCATGTTCTTATTGGCGGTCTTTGTCTATGACGAACCCCTTAGTTCAGAAAAGCTGATGACATTCGCATTGATTTGGGGCGCACTGGCTTTACTTATTTTAGATACGGTCAGAAAAATGCGAAAGGCGTCTCGTTAG
- a CDS encoding sulfite exporter TauE/SafE family protein, protein MDATVTILLIAGLITGFSKFSVGGMGMLVLPIIMIAFPGPEALAVMLPLYVITDIMAIYSYREHIKWSVLLRLMPLAFLGVLIGASVLSSIDATQFMTILGVMILAMMALGVYLDMKPATFMQSPLAAYIMGFFGGTVSMLANAAGPIYSLYFLEQKLSKESYVSTRAWAFCLINLSKLPMYLLLGLFTQESLQASIYALPGLAIGIWIGYHFLKKVKPTHFKWVIRILSAMAAFKLFVFS, encoded by the coding sequence ATGGATGCCACTGTCACAATATTGCTCATCGCGGGCCTGATCACTGGGTTTTCTAAATTTTCAGTGGGTGGTATGGGCATGTTAGTGCTCCCCATCATTATGATTGCCTTCCCAGGTCCTGAAGCATTGGCCGTGATGTTACCACTCTACGTGATCACAGATATTATGGCCATTTACAGTTATCGCGAGCACATCAAGTGGTCCGTGCTTCTGCGATTGATGCCTCTCGCATTTTTAGGTGTGTTGATTGGCGCTAGCGTCCTATCAAGTATCGATGCGACTCAGTTTATGACCATTTTAGGAGTTATGATTCTAGCCATGATGGCACTCGGAGTCTATCTCGACATGAAACCGGCGACCTTTATGCAATCGCCTCTTGCAGCCTACATTATGGGATTTTTTGGAGGTACAGTCAGTATGTTGGCAAATGCCGCGGGACCAATATACAGCCTTTATTTTCTTGAACAGAAGCTAAGCAAAGAAAGCTATGTAAGTACGCGTGCTTGGGCATTTTGCTTGATCAACTTATCCAAACTGCCCATGTATTTGCTACTCGGATTGTTTACTCAAGAAAGCCTTCAAGCAAGTATCTATGCATTGCCAGGGTTGGCTATTGGCATATGGATCGGCTACCACTTTCTTAAAAAGGTAAAACCGACCCACTTCAAATGGGTAATACGGATTTTGTCTGCAATGGCGGCGTTCAAGCTTTTCGTCTTTTCCTAG
- a CDS encoding NAD(P)-dependent alcohol dehydrogenase, protein MQVKAAVARSQGQPFSIEQVELDAPREKEVLVKVLATGVCHTDLVVRDGLLPTPLPAVLGHEGAGIVEQVGAGVTKVKPGDHVVMTFNSCGTCPSCEHHDNSYCHDFFPLNFFGTRPDGVSPISQNGESVSGNFFGQSSFATHSLCNELNVVKVQDDIDLALLGPLACGIQTGAGSIMNALQVKSGSTVAVFGTGSVGLSAIMAADICAATTIIAIDMNDERLELAEELGATHTINPSKVNSTEEIMKITGYGLQYALDTTGIPAVIRGAIESLAPKGTCGILGASGPDAEISFNETHFMSGGRRLMGIVEGESNPDTFIPELIRLHQAGRFPFDKLVTFYEMDQINQAIEDSEAGKTIKPIVKMS, encoded by the coding sequence ATGCAAGTAAAAGCAGCAGTAGCACGCTCACAAGGTCAACCTTTTTCGATTGAACAGGTGGAGCTCGATGCACCACGCGAAAAAGAAGTATTAGTTAAAGTATTAGCAACAGGCGTCTGCCACACAGACTTAGTGGTTCGAGATGGCTTACTCCCGACTCCCCTTCCTGCCGTTTTAGGCCACGAAGGTGCAGGCATTGTCGAACAAGTTGGGGCTGGCGTCACCAAAGTAAAACCCGGAGATCATGTTGTGATGACGTTCAACTCCTGCGGCACCTGCCCAAGTTGTGAACATCACGACAACTCTTATTGTCATGATTTCTTCCCATTAAACTTCTTCGGCACACGCCCAGACGGTGTAAGCCCTATTAGTCAAAATGGCGAATCGGTATCCGGTAACTTCTTCGGGCAATCTTCTTTTGCAACCCATTCACTGTGCAACGAACTCAACGTTGTTAAAGTGCAAGACGATATCGACCTAGCGTTGCTTGGGCCACTGGCGTGTGGCATTCAAACTGGCGCAGGCTCCATTATGAATGCCTTACAAGTTAAGTCAGGCAGCACTGTCGCGGTATTCGGTACGGGGTCCGTGGGGCTATCAGCCATCATGGCAGCGGATATCTGTGCGGCAACAACGATTATTGCGATCGATATGAATGACGAACGTTTAGAGCTGGCGGAAGAACTAGGTGCGACTCACACAATCAACCCAAGTAAGGTCAATAGCACAGAAGAAATCATGAAAATTACTGGCTATGGCCTTCAATACGCTTTGGATACGACTGGCATACCTGCTGTAATAAGAGGCGCAATCGAAAGTCTTGCTCCAAAAGGCACCTGTGGCATTCTAGGTGCTTCTGGACCAGACGCTGAAATAAGCTTCAATGAAACCCACTTTATGAGTGGCGGTCGCCGTCTAATGGGCATCGTAGAAGGCGAATCTAACCCTGATACCTTTATTCCTGAGCTGATTCGTCTGCATCAAGCTGGTCGCTTCCCATTTGATAAACTGGTGACTTTCTATGAGATGGACCAAATCAATCAAGCGATAGAAGATTCTGAGGCAGGTAAAACCATCAAACCCATCGTAAAAATGTCATAA
- a CDS encoding DMT family transporter has protein sequence MAGTFFIMAACFTWALDTLIRYPLLEQGYSTLQIVLIEHIALVLITAPLLIRYRRHYLQLSKKSFASLFFIGGIGSAVGTLAFTQAFQYLNPTVVILLQKLQPIVAILLAYWLLKEHIQTHFLRWAGVILLGSFVMIWPDIQTLNSSNLHYSPDQAEFLKGYGYTLLAVFAWGASTVCGKYLSMQALPANAIMSGRFFMGFVVLALMTLTSPDAIQSMQTSDLSLTVVMALLSGLIGMWLYYQGLKTLPAQMATLAELTFPVFAAAINWVFLDMSLSLYQVAGATLLIAGNIGLRMVEEAKSRQSVQQQAA, from the coding sequence ATGGCAGGCACTTTCTTTATTATGGCCGCGTGTTTTACGTGGGCTTTAGATACGTTAATTCGTTATCCTTTGCTGGAGCAAGGCTACAGCACCCTTCAAATCGTACTCATCGAACACATTGCGCTGGTATTGATTACCGCCCCACTTCTTATACGTTACCGTAGACACTATTTACAATTGTCTAAGAAGTCCTTCGCCAGCCTATTTTTTATTGGAGGCATTGGATCTGCGGTTGGCACCTTAGCCTTTACGCAAGCGTTTCAATACCTCAACCCAACCGTGGTCATACTACTGCAAAAGCTTCAGCCCATTGTGGCGATTTTACTCGCCTACTGGCTGTTGAAAGAACACATCCAAACGCATTTTTTACGCTGGGCTGGGGTAATCCTGCTTGGTAGCTTTGTCATGATATGGCCTGACATTCAAACGCTCAACAGTTCGAACTTGCATTACAGTCCAGATCAAGCTGAATTTCTAAAAGGCTATGGCTATACACTGCTGGCGGTCTTTGCTTGGGGGGCATCCACGGTATGTGGTAAATATCTATCGATGCAAGCGCTACCAGCAAATGCAATTATGTCCGGACGTTTCTTTATGGGGTTCGTGGTGTTAGCACTTATGACGCTGACTTCCCCCGACGCTATTCAATCCATGCAAACGTCCGACCTAAGCCTTACGGTTGTGATGGCGTTATTAAGTGGGCTCATTGGCATGTGGCTTTACTATCAAGGTTTAAAAACCTTACCAGCGCAAATGGCTACGCTTGCTGAGCTTACATTTCCAGTCTTCGCAGCAGCGATTAATTGGGTATTTTTGGATATGTCCTTATCTCTTTACCAAGTGGCGGGCGCAACGCTTTTGATCGCAGGTAACATCGGACTGAGGATGGTTGAGGAAGCAAAAAGTCGCCAGTCGGTCCAGCAACAAGCGGCTTAA